From one Gemmatimonadota bacterium genomic stretch:
- a CDS encoding DUF1552 domain-containing protein: protein MTILTGKHIARRTFLQGMGVSVSLPFLDAMLPAGRLFGNAAAELDKTRLVAIEMVHGAAGASEYGAAQNFWSPAATGSAFDLSPTSLSSLDPWRNYLTIVSDTDVRNAEAFETPEIGGDHFRSSAVFLTQAHPHQTVGSDIYAGTSMDQKFAHKFGQDTPIPSLQLCIENIDQAGGCAYGYACVYTDTISWASPTEPLPMIRDPRVAFDMLFGAGGTPEERASRRRTNKSILDFIAGRVAQLNRELGSGDRIRMERYLDNIRELERRIQLVEAYNTSGELRDLPEAPAGVPDSFEEHVKLMFDLQALAFASDMTRTFSFKMGRDSSARVFPESGVDKPFHPASHHGNNEKAIEDFAQINRYHVSMLPYFLQKLADLDEGGTSLLDKTMIVYGSPMGDPNVHNHKRCPLLIMGGANGQMQGNLHVRAAAGTPMANVMLTLMHKLGLEEESFGDSTGEFQFRDATVNDGLDGQGTL from the coding sequence ATGACGATTCTCACCGGCAAGCACATCGCCCGGCGGACGTTCCTGCAGGGCATGGGGGTCTCGGTCTCGCTGCCGTTCCTCGATGCCATGCTCCCGGCGGGCCGGCTCTTCGGCAACGCCGCGGCCGAGCTCGACAAGACCCGCCTGGTCGCCATCGAGATGGTGCACGGGGCGGCGGGAGCCAGCGAGTACGGCGCGGCCCAGAACTTCTGGTCCCCCGCGGCGACCGGCAGCGCCTTCGACCTCTCTCCCACGTCGTTGAGCTCGCTCGACCCGTGGCGCAACTACCTGACCATCGTCTCCGACACGGACGTCCGGAACGCCGAGGCGTTCGAGACACCCGAGATCGGCGGCGACCACTTCCGGTCCAGCGCGGTGTTCCTGACCCAGGCGCACCCGCACCAGACGGTCGGCTCCGACATCTACGCCGGCACGTCCATGGACCAGAAGTTCGCCCACAAGTTCGGGCAGGACACGCCCATCCCGTCGCTCCAGCTCTGCATCGAGAACATCGATCAGGCGGGCGGCTGCGCGTACGGCTATGCCTGCGTCTACACGGACACCATCTCCTGGGCGTCGCCGACCGAGCCGCTCCCGATGATCCGGGATCCGCGGGTCGCGTTCGACATGCTGTTCGGAGCAGGCGGCACGCCGGAGGAGCGGGCGAGCCGTCGGCGCACGAACAAGAGCATCCTGGACTTCATCGCGGGCCGCGTGGCGCAGCTCAACCGCGAGCTGGGTTCGGGAGACCGGATCCGGATGGAGCGCTACCTGGACAACATCCGGGAGCTCGAGCGCCGCATCCAGCTGGTCGAGGCCTACAACACCAGCGGCGAGCTGCGTGACCTCCCCGAGGCGCCGGCCGGCGTGCCGGACTCCTTCGAGGAGCACGTCAAGCTGATGTTCGACCTGCAGGCGCTCGCCTTCGCGTCGGACATGACGCGGACCTTCTCGTTCAAGATGGGCCGCGACTCGTCCGCACGGGTCTTCCCGGAGAGCGGCGTGGACAAGCCGTTCCACCCGGCCTCGCACCACGGGAACAACGAGAAGGCGATCGAGGACTTCGCCCAGATCAACCGCTACCACGTCAGCATGCTGCCCTATTTCCTGCAGAAGCTGGCGGACCTGGACGAGGGCGGCACGAGCCTGCTGGACAAGACGATGATCGTCTACGGATCGCCGATGGGCGACCCGAACGTGCACAACCACAAGCGCTGCCCGCTCCTGATCATGGGCGGCGCCAATGGGCAGATGCAGGGCAACCTGCACGTGCGCGCGGCCGCGGGCACACCCATGGCCAACGTCATGCTGACCCTCATGCACAAGCTGGGGCTGGAGGAGGAGTCCTTCGGCGACAGCACGGGCGAGTTCCAGTTCCGGGACGCGACCGTCAACGACGGCCTCGACGGCCAGGGCACCCTGTGA
- a CDS encoding ankyrin repeat domain-containing protein, whose product MSTRAMRRRWSGAWMVAFMAVVLLGATGPESPVADAAMRGQVDAVQALLARGADVNVPQGDGMTALHWAAERGDEALVRLLLDAGAEASATTRNGNYTPLHLAARSGDAVIVKALLDAGADVTARTSTGGALAIHMAAAATSAEAIEALVAAGAEVDATDEAFGQTPLMFAAAAGRLPTVKALLAAGADVGLTSSVVDIAERAQRDRAAQVARNRRVRAAYAERMGRPAAEAPQREQRGQQQPAQRGQGQPGQDGEYLPQRMQEDVEPLSYGQLVGGQGGLAALHYAVRQGFGDVAHALLDAGAEINQVTGGDHTSPLVMACINGYFDLGLELLDRGADVNLTTDAGVSPLFAVINTHWAPKSRYPQQMAYMNQKAGYMQMMRTFLEAGADPNVRLTKHLWFLGYNFDLLQVDVAGATPFWRAAYATDVPAMKLLVEHGADPNIPTKKVPARRGGESDQGDVGDNDPSGLPPVPVGGPAVYPIHAASGVGYGEGFAGNAHRHVPDGWVPAVRYLVEELGADINARDHNGYSALHHAAARGDVELIQYLADHGADVTVVSRRDQTAADMANGPVQRVQPWPEALELLEKLGSKNNHRCVSC is encoded by the coding sequence ATGAGTACACGCGCGATGCGGCGCCGGTGGAGCGGCGCCTGGATGGTGGCGTTCATGGCCGTGGTCCTGCTCGGCGCGACCGGTCCCGAGTCCCCGGTGGCGGACGCCGCCATGCGAGGTCAGGTGGACGCCGTGCAGGCGCTCCTGGCGCGGGGCGCGGACGTGAACGTGCCGCAGGGTGACGGCATGACCGCCCTGCACTGGGCAGCCGAGCGCGGAGACGAGGCGTTGGTGCGCCTGCTCCTGGACGCGGGCGCGGAGGCGTCGGCGACCACGCGCAACGGCAACTATACGCCGTTGCACCTCGCGGCCCGGAGCGGGGACGCGGTCATCGTGAAGGCCCTGCTGGATGCGGGAGCCGACGTGACGGCCCGCACCAGCACGGGTGGAGCGTTGGCCATCCACATGGCGGCCGCCGCGACCAGCGCCGAAGCCATCGAGGCGCTGGTGGCGGCCGGTGCGGAGGTGGACGCCACCGACGAGGCCTTCGGTCAGACGCCGCTCATGTTCGCAGCGGCGGCCGGCCGGCTTCCGACCGTGAAGGCGCTCCTGGCGGCCGGCGCGGACGTGGGCCTCACGTCGAGCGTGGTCGACATCGCCGAGCGGGCGCAGCGTGACCGGGCCGCCCAGGTGGCGCGCAACCGGCGCGTGCGCGCGGCCTACGCCGAGCGGATGGGTCGTCCGGCCGCGGAAGCCCCCCAGCGGGAGCAGCGCGGGCAGCAGCAGCCGGCGCAGCGCGGACAGGGCCAGCCGGGTCAGGACGGCGAGTACCTGCCCCAGCGCATGCAGGAGGACGTGGAGCCGCTGTCCTACGGCCAGCTGGTCGGGGGACAGGGTGGGCTCGCGGCGCTCCACTACGCCGTCCGCCAGGGCTTCGGTGACGTGGCCCACGCGCTCCTGGACGCCGGGGCCGAGATCAACCAGGTCACCGGAGGCGACCACACGAGTCCCCTGGTGATGGCCTGCATCAACGGGTACTTCGACCTGGGACTCGAGCTCCTCGACCGCGGCGCCGACGTGAACCTCACCACGGACGCGGGCGTCTCGCCGCTGTTCGCGGTGATCAACACGCACTGGGCGCCCAAGTCGCGTTATCCGCAGCAGATGGCCTACATGAACCAGAAGGCCGGCTACATGCAGATGATGCGGACGTTCCTGGAGGCGGGAGCGGACCCCAACGTCCGGCTCACCAAGCACCTCTGGTTCCTGGGCTACAACTTCGACCTGCTGCAGGTGGACGTGGCCGGAGCCACGCCGTTCTGGCGCGCCGCCTACGCCACCGACGTGCCGGCCATGAAGCTGCTGGTCGAGCACGGCGCCGACCCGAACATCCCGACCAAGAAGGTGCCGGCCCGCCGGGGTGGGGAGTCCGACCAGGGAGACGTGGGGGACAACGATCCGTCGGGCCTGCCCCCCGTTCCCGTGGGCGGTCCGGCCGTCTACCCGATCCACGCCGCCTCGGGTGTCGGGTACGGCGAGGGCTTCGCGGGCAACGCCCACCGGCACGTGCCGGACGGGTGGGTGCCGGCCGTGCGCTACCTGGTCGAGGAGCTGGGTGCGGACATCAACGCCCGCGATCACAACGGCTACAGCGCGCTGCATCACGCGGCAGCCCGGGGCGATGTCGAGCTGATCCAGTACCTGGCGGATCACGGCGCCGATGTGACCGTGGTGAGCCGGCGCGACCAGACCGCGGCCGACATGGCCAACGGTCCGGTGCAGCGCGTGCAGCCCTGGCCCGAGGCGCTCGAGCTGCTCGAGAAGCTGGGATCCAAGAACAACCACCGCTGCGTGTCGTGCTGA